AAGTGGATTCAATTTCACATGAGCTTAAGTTCGAGGCCACTGAAGAGGGAGGTTGCAAGACCAAGAATGTCAGCACTTATCAGCCCAAAGCAGGGGTTGATGTCAAAGAGGAGGATTTCAAGGCTGCAAAGGAAGAAGGCTTGGCTCTCCTCAAGGTAGTGGATGCTTATCTTGTGGCAAACCCAGAGGCCTATGCTTGAAGCCTTGAACTGATCTTATATACAGGGCACCTTTGCATCGGATTATAACATGTTGTGCTCTAAATTCAGCCTATAATCTGGTTGCCAAATATGATATggcttataataaaattttatttacttttgtggGCACTGATAGCCAAATATGGTGATACATACGCACTATCACACGATTACTACTTAAATGGTGGGATGATCAAACACAATGGTTGATTGGtacacttttttttcatttttccctTTAATTGCTTCCAGAAATTGACTATGTTAATGGTATCAGTCATAAAAGTGGTAAATAAGAGgtttatatgaaaaatcacaCCACAAGAAATATTACGTAATCGAGCCACGAGCTTTCCACAAGCCATGAAAACGATGTTTTCGTAGTAGTTTGGCTTACTGGAACTTGGACCATTGCCTTTGTCTCGAAGTTTTTTCGAATCTGAAAGGAAACTGATCTGTGATTGTTcatttttggaatttaaaaaacaatgtCTGCTAAAACTGCTTTAGCAGATTGTGACGTGCAAACTTATTACTGATTagtaaatataatatgaaaCAATTTTATCATCAGAAGAATATTACACTTACATGAAAAATCCCTTTCATGAAAGTTCCGAAACTAAAATTGACCTGTTAGAACTGTCCAAATGCATAGGGTCAATGAATCCCATAACCTTATGCTTCCCAATGCTGCTTGGTTACGCCAAAATCGTTTAAGTGTAATAACTATGAAGACCAATGAGGGGTTTTAATCAGAAACTTCAATTTCTTATCCTATCAACGTTCCATCAATTTATTGGGACATACGGataactttatttaattggGCCCCTATCATACGATAGAGATGCAAAATTCACCACGGAATAATGTGATATTCTAGCTCATTGTGCACCATAATTTGGTTCTCTCGAGTCAGACTTTGACTTGGCAAATGAAAGCTACAAATTTTGGTTAAACACATGGCTTCTGTTCCTGCAAGAATATACTATTATCGTATAAATCAGAATTTTGAAATGAAGTTATCAAGAAATTATACTTTTAGATGTTTCATATTCTCAGAAACCTGTGTGACAgtgttataaatttttaataactgATGTTTTATCCTGTTACAAGAAACAGAACTTCATGCCTTTTCTGGTTAATCTTAcaattgttttcatatttttcatttggtGAAACAAACCTCGAAAGCAACGAAGCATAAAGACAGAAAATGAAAGGGGGTCTGAACTTGGACATTATAAATAACAGTACCAAAACATTGATCCATgccaagtatttttttttataccatttactaaaaaatcaatataaaaaagtattacaGTTTCCTCTCTTAATACCGTTTTAACTTGTCTCTatttctttaatcatgaatcaTAGGAAAAACACCTAAactacatatataattaaaatacttggtTTTTAAGTGAAAACTAATATccttatattttagtttttcatcagatacaaaataaaatttgctGCAACAACATTTAAGTTGATTTACCATATCATTTTCTtatgaatttttgtatttatctGTTTACTTAAATATTCCCATAGACAAAATCAACAGACATAATTATATCATAGCAAgtgtcaaatattttaaagcaaAATCTGTCTCTATATATTAAAGTAGAATCGCTACCCTGTTGATTGTTCGTGCATTACCTGTTTCTAATAAGACAAGCCTTCTTCCTAATAAGAATCAAGATCCAAGAACTATTCTTTCTAGTGATAATTAACTACCAAACACCTTGTGCCACAATCATTACACTAAGATAAACTCTCTTTTCTGCTAATGAAAGATTAACCAATCACCCTGGttgtgtatttttcttttcaatcagAAGTTTGTCAcagtttttctttgttttctctgtgtaatgataagatattgtccgttCTGGATCAAATATTTACGAATTTGTTTTTGATATCACTTCAAAAAGTCACTTATTAATGAAGGTATTTTATGTGGAACTTTGTTTGTGTCCTAATAGCTAATGTTCTTTGACTAATAGCCTCAAGGCATATTGATTGTTCAAAAATGGTGAATGACACCTTGTGATTCAAACAACTCATGAGGTTGGTAATGCAATATTTTCACTTGCAGGAATTCATGTCCATAATGTTTGCAAAAAGGTCTTATTCTGCCAATAGCCGCCCATGTGTATTGTATAggttttatacaattatttggAAATATGAAATACAAAACTCATTAATCATTCACTCATTGATTTGAAAGTCTTCCAATAAAAAATGCCATTCTTAACTGTCAAATAAATGCCCATTTTCCCTAAGCTGCATCAATAAACATATTCATTTccatcaaagtgatcattcctATATAACCACAAGACCTGTAAAGTGCTCTCCCTTGGGATCCAACTTTCACAACCTTGAGTTTTCTGTGACCATGGTAGGAACAACTTTTACATATGATTATTCCTCCGCTGTTGCTCCATCACGCATGTTCAAGGCCTTGATCACTGACTCAAGAACTTTGCTTCCAAAGCTCTTACCACAGTTCATAAAAGAGGTCAACGTGGTCCAAGGAGATGGGGAAGCTGGAAGCATTGAGCAGGTTAACTTTTCTGAAGGTTAGCAAAAACACTTTAACAAACTAAAGTGAAAGTAATGGATTACAAAGTAATATTGTACCTATTTGTATGAATATATCTCTGTGTATAGTAGCTGAAAAATTTCTTGTGTTTTGATTTTTGTGCAGCTGGCCCCTTCAAATATGTGAAACACAGGATTGATGAGGTCGATAAGGAGAAATTAGAGTGCAAATACACTATGATTGAAGGGGGACCATTGGGGGAAAAGCTTGAGTCCATAGCTTATGAGGTCAAATTTGAGGCCACAAGTGATGGTGGTTGCCTCTGTAAAATGACAAGCAAATACAATGTCACAGGGGATTTTGAAGTCAAAGAAGAAGAGATAAAGGAAGGAAGGGAAAGCTCTCTTGGAGTCTGTGAAGTGGTGGAAGCCTACCTGCTTCAGAATCCACAAGTCTATGCCTAAATTTTCATCTGTTTATGTTAATGATATTCAATTAATTCAGTTTTTGAATGATTTAGTATTGATAATAGAAGGTTTTCCAAGTATTGACTGAATTCCTAAGTAAGTCCTTACTCTTGAAAGGCATACTCAGTGATAATAATTCTACCTAGTACTTGGAAAATCAATGGCAAATGCAATTATCCATtagaaatttgtattttttttagatcACAGAATTCAACCCCTCTCTCATGTTTTGTATTTGTCTTACCAAATGTTTCTGTATTTAGTTTCTGTTCCAGCCAAATTCTACCAATTTGAACCAAAACCCATGAGCACTAAGTAGTAAGCAATTGGCGAATCTGCACCTTAGAGGCCGCAAACAAACACCATAAGAAAGATGATTGAACTTTTTTCTTGCAGAAGGTTGATTAAACCATGGCAAGGAAAAGCGTTTTGGAGTTGTGTGGTTCACAAGGATTTCCAAATCCAAGAACAAAGTAACATATTCAACCAATTAGGAAATCCAATGAATAAACTTACAATTTCGGAACTTcaagaatttatttttgataCGACTCCAAAAAATAttctatgtgtatataaactcatattcatctcttgttttatcCAATGAACGTACGATTTTGTCTGTAACCTAACACATGTAGCTAGCATTGTTAAATAAATGGTTTAAATAGACATGTTAAAATCAATCTGGTAGTTATAACTAGAGGGTGATTAAACAGTAATTAGACTggtgataaataaaaattcattacaatttatataaatatagaatcTAAATAAAGTAGTTGGAGGAGTAAGAAACTCAAATTACCAAACAGACGAAAAACATTAGCATATAGacagaaaagaagaaaacaaaaaattgaaataaattagaattttggATAGGTCAAGCAAAAACAAGAATGATACCATTTTGCACACATGACTAATGTTATAAAGCTTGTGGACTTTACTACTTTAGGTACAACCTTCAAATTTTATTACCCTTTACATTCATGATTTGTCCAAGTCCATTacgagaaaaatgaaatatttttcaaccATGGCTAGTGATGAGAAAGTAGAAAACAAAAGTTGGCATGCTCAATTCCCTTCAAAATTAGGATATAGTTGGACATACATCTCTATAATAATTTATaggagaaataaataaaaaaaactaaattaaatttttcaaaagtaCAAGCTGATTTGTGGAATGTTTCTCATataacttttctattttttaaaaaaagtactccaactaataattttagtttgtaaatgtttatgaagaaatttgcggaaacaatttcttaaataacattatatgacaaactaatatataacatctcatttttctatataagttttttagaaactttttcaataaaataactGAAAACGGGGAAAATAAGTTGTCGCAAACACCATTTTACCAAATTTTGGATTCAACAGCGTATACTATATGAAATGGTCAAATATTGTTATCATAAAACCTCTTAATCCAAACCAAACCATGAAATAAGTTGTTGAAACATTActgaaattcaaaataatttaaactttaaaattacataaattggAATAATGATATTCCaggttaaataattttaaattatatccCAAATCATTTGATGTACATAGAGAAAGAGTGCAAGTGTATtaagtcttaattttttttttactaatatatttctattaaattaattataaaattatatttgcaaataaaatttaattaagttattatgaGTAACTATTAATTTTTCcagtaaattattttattagtaaaaatatttcattcttaattttgtatagatatatgtatttttttttatgctagTTGAGAAAATCTGAAGCCACCCACTTCATTATTCGATGAGATGTGACTTCTGTTGATTATCAGATTTGAAAATAATGCTGTCACTGTCATCAAATTTCATTACAAACTAAACTGTCATAAGCACTGAAATGCTCCAATTGAATCGAGACAGATTAGAGCATGAAAACGTAATCTATCAAGTGGAGAATTGGAAGGTTGCAAAAATCTTGTTATAATAAACATGATTATATATAGATTGCAGGCATGCATCAGTATCAAGACTTGGATAACGATGAAAAAAAGTTGAACTTTGTTTAATTGAAGTATCACCAAATCCACTACATGCTTTACATCCAAATCCACTAATGCAAAACTATGAAACTTTGAGTCCTCCTGTGGCTGGCACTACCAAAATTTCCTTACACATGAATGAAGAAATGAAGCTGTACAAATAATGTGCTGATAGGAACATGCAAGAACGCAAATCTAAGAgatgaaaaaatgaataatcctcacAACCGTCTTATTGGAAAGAATGTGGTCTGATCTTTGATGGAAAATGGCCATTCACTTCTTCATCAACATCAAGCAAAAGGGCACTTAAGAATAAGAATCTTGTTGTATTGAGAAAGAATTATCACTGCACTGCAGTTTTTCCACTGATACTCACAAGGTAGAAACAGGAGGAAGAAGAATCATATGAGGGGTTTCCAAGTTCAGGACAAGGTTCTGGGAGCACTGAGTCTGAAAATCCAGACACATTTGAGCATTCCCATGTCATGGGAGAAACAGAATTTGTTGACAAGGTTATGTTGGAAAGGCATATGTTTGTGAAAGGGGATTCCTCTATTCCAGCAAAGTTTCCAGCAATGCTAATGTTTGTGCCTGTGACATCCCTCAATGTGATGTGATGCAAAAGTGGGAGTGCATTTGGATCAAAATTGTCATCAGGATGAGAACCACAGTTACCAGTGGCAGCAATTGCTGTGTGGACATTTTCCATTTCTATGTCTGATATAACAATATCTTTCATATAACCACCTCTTCCTCTTGTGGTTCTAAACTCAATGCCACTGTTTGATTTCATAACATGAGCATGCTCCACTACAACATTTGAAATGCCACCAGACATGTCACTTCCAAATGCAAGAGCAGAGCCAGAAAATGCATGAAGATGCACCCTTCTGATGTGCACATTCTCAGTTGGCCTGCCATAGGCAATGCCATACTCATCCCAGCCACTTTTAAGAGAAATTGCATCAAATCCCATGCCAACAATACAATCTTCTATACACACATATTCAGAAGAATCTGAAAACAGGTATTGCACAAAGGTTACCAAAGTCACCCTAACTAAAGTTTGGTAAGGTAATCATATTTTAGAAGCAATGTCATTTCCACAACAAGGACCAAAAGCAAAGATAATGATAACATGTTTGTTACAAACCTGGCACTATACCAACAGTATAAGGGGATTCTGGAGGAGCAGAGATTGAAACATTTTGAATATGTACATGGCTGCATCAAATTACATACAACTAAATCAACACGACCCTtgaaaaataagtataatttcATTTACTGTTTAGAAGAATAACAGAACAgaacatatataatataccTGCAATAGACTGGGTGTATGCTATAAGCTGGGGCATTCAAGAATGTAAGATTTGAAACCACCACATTATCAGATGCCACAATTTCAACCAGATGAGGACGGCTATGGTTCAAGGAATGGGAGCTATACCACTCCCACCAAACCATTCCCATGCCATCAATGGTTCCATTATTACCTGATGAATCACACAAAGACATGAAAATTCAATCGAGAAACAAACCAATGAAATCTTGCAGGAAAGAAACAGAATATTGGGAGATGACAAAACCTGTTACAACCACATCATGTAACATGTATCCATTTATCAAGCTCTGATATCTTCCCCCGGGAACTTCAAGGCCTCGGCCATACGAAGGCAAGGGTTCAACAACATCCCAATGAGATGGATCCTAAACAAGTAATAACAGCATGTAAAAACCGAAACCAGATACAAACGCACCCCTATCAGAACATGAGCCATCACTACACGCAAAGGATCAGCAGAAAAAGGCAGGACCAATCAAAAGTTAGTGGAAAGAGAAGCAATACCTGAGATCCAATAATGACAGCACCTTTTTCCAAAAAGAGGGTGAGATGGCTGGTAAGATTGAAGCTTCCGGTGAGCCATTTACCGGGAGGAACATAGAGCTGAGCGCCACCCTTATCGGCAAATGACTTGAGATAAAAGATGGCGTTCTGGAATGCAATGGTGTTGAGTGTTCTACCATCTCCAACCGCACCAAACTCCAAAATGGAGACACTGTGTGGTCTTGGGTCTAGTGTTGGGTTGGAACCACATTGCCCACCATCTCCGCTAACTCTCACGGCATTGCTCAATGCCACCAGCAAGAGCAATGCCACCTGAAAGAGTGTACAAAAAGCAAAATGCAACCCATTGATTCTCAGGAGATATCCTACAACTTCAATAATTAATCACACCGAAATCCAAATCCAAATCCAATCACAATTCAACTGGCATAGAAACAAATGAATAATCTCATCATTGACCAAACAattcacttcacacacacacagacgCATCAGATGACTAAGAActtgaaagagaattccaatcTGAAAGAAGAATGCAAGTTTATCAGATCAAATGGAATGAAATTTGATCCAACTGAATCCCCCATCATTGGCATAGATCATCTGCCACATGCGTGACCAAACAACAGAACAAGACCCAACATTTATCCATCACTCATACTTTGActtatctaaaaccaaaccaaaGATTGGAATTTGAGAATGCCCTCTTACTTATCAATGACCCCCAGATTTGAAACAAGGTCTAAAGTCAAAAGGAAAAGACCACAAACAtagcaaaaacaaaaacaaaaaaaaaccaGAACAAAATAAACCACGAAAACGTACTTACAAACATCTTCTTGAGTCAAAGCTGGCAACAGGATCAGACTCCAAGGAAGACAAGAAACAAGTAaccaaaagcaaaaaaaaaaaaaaagagaaagaaattgcAGCAGAAgcagagagaaaagagagagaaagaaaaaaagaggaagaagaagcgGCCACGGGGAACAGAAGCAGCTTTATTCCAGTTTTGTGAGTATTATTATAAGCATTAATCTTCGCACAGAAAAGGAGAAGATTAATAGTCCTTTCCTACATGTAACATGGTGATGTATATACAGATATTTACtaacaatttcatttttttttctaatgacAGCCTTTGCTTTCCATGCATATActaattaattatcttaattcaaatatagaaaataaacataataatggtgagagaaaaaaaagtgtggGAAGAGAGAGAATAACAATAAGGAgacaaaaaagaaatcaaagcaGAAAAACAGGtaaattaattgtaataattGGCTATTACCCCTGTTAATGAACATGATTATTAACGTCTCTCGCCGACAAAATCGTTCGTAACGGCCCTCATAGATTGTGCCTGCAGTGCAGAAAGAACAGTGTATGTGTGTGGGGTGTGTTTTCACATGTCAGAGTTTTACCAGGCAAAGTAAATTGTTTGAAGTGTGTTTTGTTTTGGCACGTGTTAGCAAATGAGTGAGTGAGCAGAAGACCGAACACTGAACACCTAAGATACAAAACAACGTTAACATTATTATTCTTGTTTGTTAACATTAAGATTTCTGAGAGGCTGATTAGTGGGATAGGGAGTGATAACATTCAAGGGTTTTGTATTTGGGAGTGACACGTGGGATGAAATAGGAGGATGTTGAAAGGGAAAAGTGGCTCCCCTGAATGACACGTGGAGAGAGTAGGATGCAAGGGTGGGTGAGTGAATGAGAATAAGTTTGGAAATGCATGTGGATTGACAGAGCAGAAATGGGGGAGGGTGGGACCCACATCAATCATGCCAAAGATGCTAGCCTGGCTTCACTCACTTCACTCCCACACCCTTCACTTAAAATAGgttttcttgaatttattaacatgtttaatttatttcaagatTAATTGATatggtataatatttttttataactttttaatttcaactttGGAAAGTTAGATTCTGACTTCTCTCATGAGCAAATCATTCTACAAGAAGTATTGTTTCTTGATActgttattttcttaaaaataaattaaatattagaaaCATGTTTTCCCAAATTTAGATTTTTGGAAAATTGGAAATGTTTTCTCatgttaaacattttaaaaataaattgacgtATGAACATatccaaataatattttctatctgtgttgtaattttaaaaaataatatcatgtAAATACCACAACAATACAACAATAATCACTGAGAATTCATTTCAatcaaaatgaataaaatgtgCAAAATGGAACAAgtggaaatatttttttttttcattataaaataaatgtagaaaatattaaagtagAAGGGCAGAAAGGTCTATACCCATACTCAGATAACACTTTCTCTTTAATACGTATTAGTGTCACGTGCTTAGAGAGAGAAGTGAGATGAGTGACGAGAATCAGAGAGACAAAGGCTTGCAACGCTCTGTTAGGGTTCTGACCCCTCTTGCAGatcaccaccaccacacacGGCGGAGCAACACCAGGATGCAGAAAACAAACGGTCAAAAGCTCTCAAATGCACTCAGGTAAACTGTATAATACCTCAAAACTTTATTAGCTTGTAAATGAATGTTACAAAGACTATTTATACACAACCGCACACACAGTAACAGAATAACTTCTGTTTTGTTTATTTCCAACACTCCTCCTAAACAAAACGGTAGAAAATAACATGATTCtgaataaaaccaaaattttcAACCCATTTCACCGATTGATCGGTGAAAGCTTCAATTTTTCCACTCCGATCTGCTTTCTAAGTTTTAGAAAGTGTTCCCCTTTCAGTGCTTTGGTTAGAATGTCTGCAATCTGGTCTTCAGATCTGCAGAACACCACCTCTAGCTTCTTCTTGCTAACTTGCTCTCTGATGAAATGAAATCGTGTCTCGATGTGTTTGCTCCTACCATGTGATGTAGGATGCTTAGTCAGGTCAATGGCTGACTTGTTGTCAACAAGCAGTCGGACCTTCCCTCTCCCTTCAATCTTTAACTCCTTCATCAGTGAGTCAAGCCAGGCTGCTTGACAAGTGGCTTCACACGCCGCAATGTACTCTGCTTCACATGAAGACAGAGCTACAACAGGTTCCTTAGTAGAGCTCCAGGAGATAGGTGCCCCATCAAAGTAGAACACATATCCTGCTGTACTCTTCCTGTCACCCTTGTCCCCACACCAGTCAGAGTCAGAGTAAGCAATTACTCTTCCCTCTCCTCCTGATCCATACTTAGGCAGAAGAATTCCATATTCAGTGGTACCTTTTAGATACCTTAGGATCCTCTTTACAGCATTCAGATGAGACACTCTGGGGTTTTGCATAAATCTGTTGACCAAGCTCACACTGTAGCTAATATCAGGCCTTGTATTGCACAAGTACCTTAGGCTCCCAACCATTCTTCTATACTCAGTCGGGTCAACAGCTTCTTCCTCAGGATCTTTCTCAAGTTTTATGCCAACCTCTGCTGGAGTAATAGCAGAGTTGCATTGCTCCATGTTAAACTTAGTTAACATGTCTATAATGTATCTAGACTGATGCATCATCATACCTGTATCAGTTGTAGTGAATTCAATCCCAAGAAAGTAACTCAGTTTACCCAGGTCACTCATCTCAAACTCCTGTAGCATCTGGGCCTTGAACTTGTTAATTCTCTCATCACTGCTGCCTGTAACCAACATATCATCTACATACAGGCACACAATTACCATATCCTTCTTGTCCTTCTTCTCATAACACTGAACATATACTCCATGTTCAGACACACACTTTTCAAAGCCTATGCTTCCCATGAATCCATCTATCTTCTGATTCCAAGCCCTTGGAGCTTGCTTAAGCCCATATAAGGCTTTCTTTAACTTGTATACCTTGTCAATGTGCTTCTTGACTTCAAAACCTTGAGGTTGAACCACATAGACTTCCTCTTCCAGGTCTCCATTTAAGAAGGCAGACTTTACATCTAATTGATGTAAAGCCCAGTTGTTTTGTACAGCCACTGAAACTACCAGTCTCACTGTCTCCAATTTGGCCACAGGTGCAAACACCTCTCCATAATCAATTCCAGCTTGCTGTAAAAATCCTTTAGCCACCAACCTAGCTTTGTATCTAGTCACAACCCCTTGAGGATTTATTTTAGACTTATAGATCCATTTTAGAGCTATAGGTCTCTTGTTAGGAGGTAATTCAGTCAATTCCCATGTCTGGTTTTTCACAATTGACCCAATTTCCTCCTGCATGGCCCTGTTCCATCTCTTATCCTTTACTGCCTGTTCAAAATTCACAGGTTCAGCTTCTGCTATTAAGGCAAAGTGAACAAAGTTGCCTTCTGATGAGACTGTTGCATCATATGCTAGGTCATAGTCTCTCAAATGGGTTGGCAATTGAGTAACCCGAGAGGACCTCCTAACACTCTCCTCCCTCCTGCATGCTTTTGATTCTGCTGCAGGTTCACTCTCCAACACAATGGTTgggttctctttttctttatcctCCCACTGCCATTCtccaacttcatcaactttcaCATCCCTGCTGACTGAAGCAGCACCTGTTACAGGATCATACAATTTGTATCCTCCTGTAACATGACACCCAATCATCACTAGTGGAATTCCTCTATCATCCAGCTTTTTCCTCAACTGTTCTGGAACATGCTTGTAGCATAGGGACCCAAACACTTTCAAATGCTTCACATCTGGCTTCACTCCTGACCAAGCTTCCTCTGGTGTGACATCATTAAGTCTCTTTGTTGGAGACAAATTTAATACATAGGTGGCTGTCAACATAGCCTCACCCCATAAGAAACTAGGTAGCCCCTTGCTTTTCAGCATGCACCTTACCATGTTTAGAATTGTTCTATTTTTCCTCTCTGTTGCCCCATTGTGTTGAGGCGTGTAGGGAGGAGTAACCTCATGAACAATCCCTTCTTTTCCACAATAGTCTCTGAAATCAGTGGAGATATACTCTCCTCCTCCATCTGTTCTCAGTGTCTTCAGTTTGTTCCCACTCTGCCTCTCAACCATATTTTTGAACTGCTGAAAATGTTGCAGTACTTCCCCTTTTCTCTTTAAGAGATAAACCCAACATTTTCTGGTCCAGTCATCTAAAAATAGTAGAAAATACCTGCTGCCACCAG
This Vigna angularis cultivar LongXiaoDou No.4 chromosome 4, ASM1680809v1, whole genome shotgun sequence DNA region includes the following protein-coding sequences:
- the LOC108322275 gene encoding LOW QUALITY PROTEIN: MLP-like protein 34 (The sequence of the model RefSeq protein was modified relative to this genomic sequence to represent the inferred CDS: substituted 1 base at 1 genomic stop codon); translated protein: MGALTFTEEFTSTVQPGRLFKALILDAPNLIPKLMPEAIKNVQLVEGNGGPGSIQEITIAEGDKIKHLKHRIDAIDPEKLTYSYAVIEGDGALEKVDSISHELKFEATEEGGCKTKNVSTYQPKAGVDVKEEDFKAAKEEGLALLKVVDAYLVANPEAYAXRTTFTYDYSSAVAPSRMFKALITDSRTLLPKLLPQFIKEVNVVQGDGEAGSIEQVNFSEAGPFKYVKHRIDEVDKEKLECKYTMIEGGPLGEKLESIAYEVKFEATSDGGCLCKMTSKYNVTGDFEVKEEEIKEGRESSLGVCEVVEAYLLQNPQVYA
- the LOC108322251 gene encoding probable polygalacturonase, which codes for MFVALLLLVALSNAVRVSGDGGQCGSNPTLDPRPHSVSILEFGAVGDGRTLNTIAFQNAIFYLKSFADKGGAQLYVPPGKWLTGSFNLTSHLTLFLEKGAVIIGSQDPSHWDVVEPLPSYGRGLEVPGGRYQSLINGYMLHDVVVTGNNGTIDGMGMVWWEWYSSHSLNHSRPHLVEIVASDNVVVSNLTFLNAPAYSIHPVYCSHVHIQNVSISAPPESPYTVGIVPDSSEYVCIEDCIVGMGFDAISLKSGWDEYGIAYGRPTENVHIRRVHLHAFSGSALAFGSDMSGGISNVVVEHAHVMKSNSGIEFRTTRGRGGYMKDIVISDIEMENVHTAIAATGNCGSHPDDNFDPNALPLLHHITLRDVTGTNISIAGNFAGIEESPFTNICLSNITLSTNSVSPMTWECSNVSGFSDSVLPEPCPELGNPSYDSSSSCFYLVSISGKTAVQ